In Nonomuraea muscovyensis, one genomic interval encodes:
- a CDS encoding BTAD domain-containing putative transcriptional regulator, with protein MGPFQAWAGGAPLDLGGQRQRAVLARLLVAGGRAVPVTTLIDELWPGRPPAQALSTVQGYVSRLRRALEPGRAPREEAAVLVSAAPGYALRATVEQVDAWRFESLVRSDGDPAGVWAALDAALGLWRGPALAEFADLTWALTEAGRLEELRLVAVERRADAGLALGRATALVADLEAHASAHPLREEAWRLLALALYRTGRQGDALGALRRARKVWRDELGLDLTSGLRRLEGDMLAQRLEEPAAPPSAGSSGGRPGGASSGGGRGAVAGAAGTGGAPGGAAPVRVLVADDQALVRAGLRTVLSDEEGLEPAGEAADGEEAIAAVRASRPDVVLLDIQMPRLDGLAAARRILAEDRPPKVIVMTTFGSDENLYAALRAGVSGFVLKTSPPEQLVAAIRAASAGDALIDPAVTTRLIAGFAGTPDPAGPPGLAGLSDDRIDVLKLVARGLTNQQIAQTLCLPGPAVAEEVGALLAHLGLFDRAQLVVAAYESGLVTPGAAGVK; from the coding sequence TTGGGACCGTTTCAGGCCTGGGCCGGCGGTGCCCCCCTCGACCTCGGCGGCCAGCGCCAGCGGGCGGTGCTCGCGCGCCTGCTCGTCGCCGGCGGCCGCGCCGTGCCCGTGACCACCCTCATCGACGAGCTCTGGCCGGGCCGCCCGCCCGCGCAGGCGCTGTCCACCGTCCAGGGGTACGTCTCCCGGCTGCGGCGCGCGCTCGAACCCGGGCGGGCGCCCCGCGAGGAGGCGGCCGTCCTGGTGTCGGCCGCGCCCGGCTACGCGCTGCGCGCCACGGTGGAGCAGGTGGACGCCTGGCGGTTCGAGAGCCTGGTCCGCTCCGACGGCGATCCGGCCGGGGTGTGGGCGGCCCTGGACGCCGCGCTGGGCTTGTGGCGCGGGCCGGCGCTGGCCGAGTTCGCCGACCTGACGTGGGCGCTCACGGAGGCGGGGCGGCTGGAGGAGCTCCGGCTGGTCGCCGTGGAACGCCGGGCCGACGCGGGACTGGCGCTCGGCCGGGCGACCGCGCTGGTGGCCGACCTGGAGGCGCACGCCTCGGCGCACCCGCTGCGCGAGGAGGCGTGGCGGCTGCTGGCGCTGGCGCTCTACCGGACCGGACGGCAGGGCGACGCGCTGGGCGCGCTGCGCCGGGCGCGGAAGGTGTGGCGGGACGAGCTGGGGCTGGACCTGACGAGCGGGCTGCGCCGGCTGGAGGGCGACATGCTGGCCCAGCGGCTGGAGGAGCCTGCGGCGCCGCCCTCGGCCGGCAGCTCAGGAGGTCGCCCCGGTGGCGCTTCCAGCGGCGGGGGTCGCGGGGCGGTGGCCGGGGCCGCCGGGACGGGCGGTGCGCCGGGCGGTGCGGCCCCGGTGCGGGTGCTGGTGGCCGACGACCAGGCGCTGGTGCGGGCCGGGCTGCGGACCGTCCTGAGCGACGAGGAGGGCCTGGAGCCGGCCGGGGAGGCGGCCGACGGCGAGGAGGCCATCGCGGCCGTGCGCGCGAGCCGCCCCGACGTCGTGCTGCTCGACATCCAGATGCCACGCCTGGACGGCCTGGCCGCCGCCCGGCGGATCCTGGCCGAGGACCGCCCGCCCAAGGTGATCGTGATGACCACGTTCGGCAGCGACGAGAACCTCTACGCGGCGCTGCGGGCCGGGGTGAGCGGGTTCGTGCTGAAGACCTCGCCGCCCGAGCAGCTCGTGGCCGCCATCCGGGCCGCCTCCGCGGGCGACGCGCTGATCGACCCGGCCGTGACGACCCGGCTGATCGCGGGCTTCGCGGGCACGCCGGACCCGGCCGGTCCCCCGGGTCTGGCCGGGCTGTCCGACGACCGGATCGACGTGCTGAAGCTCGTCGCCCGCGGCCTGACGAACCAGCAGATAGCGCAGACCCTCTGCCTGCCCGGTCCGGCCGTCGCCGAGGAGGTGGGGGCGCTGCTGGCCCACCTCGGGCTGTTCGACCGGGCGCAGCTCGTCGTGGCGGCCTACGAGTCGGGGCTGGTGACCCCCGGAGCCGCAGGTGTGAAATAG
- a CDS encoding glutamine synthetase family protein produces MDRQQEFVLRTLEERDIRFIRLWFTDVLGFLKSVAIAPAELEGAFAEGIGFDGSAIEGFARVYEADMLAKPDPATFQILPWRSEIPGAGRIFCDILMPDGSPSHADPRWVLKRTLAKCADMGFTFYTHPEIEFFLLKQRPEPGQRPEPIDSGGYFDHTPHSSGHDFRRQAIMMLESMGISVEFSHHEGAPGQQEIDLRYADALTTADNIMTFRLVMKEVALEQGIWASFMPKPFTEHPGSGMHTHMSLFEGDRNAFYEAGADYQLSKTGRSFIAGLLRHAAEITAITNQWVNSYKRLWGGAEAIAGQGGEAPSYICWGHNNRSALVRVPMYKPHKGGSTRIEFRSLDSACNPYLAFALILAAGLRGIEHGYELPPAAEDNVWTLTSAERRALGIRPLPQSLDEAIAVMEQSELVAETLGEHVFDFFLRNKRAEWREYRRHVTEFELGRYLPVL; encoded by the coding sequence TTGGACCGCCAGCAGGAGTTCGTGCTCCGCACACTTGAGGAACGCGACATCCGGTTCATCCGGCTGTGGTTCACGGACGTGCTCGGCTTCCTCAAGTCGGTGGCCATCGCGCCTGCCGAGCTCGAGGGCGCCTTCGCCGAGGGGATCGGCTTCGACGGGTCGGCCATCGAGGGCTTCGCCCGCGTCTACGAGGCCGACATGCTCGCCAAGCCCGACCCGGCGACGTTCCAGATCCTGCCGTGGCGCAGCGAGATCCCGGGCGCCGGGCGCATCTTCTGCGACATCCTCATGCCCGACGGCTCGCCGTCGCACGCCGATCCGCGCTGGGTGCTCAAGCGCACGCTCGCCAAGTGCGCCGACATGGGCTTCACCTTCTACACCCACCCGGAGATCGAGTTCTTCCTGCTGAAGCAGCGGCCCGAGCCGGGGCAGCGGCCCGAGCCGATCGACTCCGGCGGCTACTTCGACCACACCCCGCACAGCTCGGGCCACGACTTCCGGCGCCAGGCGATCATGATGCTGGAGTCGATGGGCATCTCGGTGGAGTTCAGCCACCACGAGGGCGCCCCCGGCCAGCAGGAGATCGACCTGCGCTACGCCGACGCCCTCACCACGGCCGACAACATCATGACCTTCCGCCTGGTCATGAAGGAGGTCGCGCTGGAGCAGGGCATCTGGGCCTCGTTCATGCCCAAGCCGTTCACCGAGCACCCCGGCTCCGGCATGCACACCCACATGTCGCTGTTCGAGGGCGACCGCAACGCCTTCTACGAGGCCGGCGCCGACTACCAGCTCTCCAAGACCGGCCGGTCGTTCATCGCGGGGCTGCTCCGGCACGCCGCCGAGATCACCGCGATCACCAACCAGTGGGTCAACTCCTACAAGCGCCTGTGGGGCGGGGCCGAGGCCATCGCCGGCCAGGGCGGCGAGGCGCCGTCCTACATCTGCTGGGGCCACAACAACCGGTCGGCCCTGGTCCGGGTGCCCATGTACAAGCCGCACAAGGGCGGCTCGACCCGCATCGAGTTCCGCTCGCTCGACTCGGCCTGCAACCCCTACCTGGCGTTCGCGCTCATCCTCGCCGCCGGGCTGCGCGGCATCGAGCACGGCTACGAACTACCGCCCGCCGCCGAGGACAACGTCTGGACGCTCACCAGCGCCGAGCGCCGCGCCCTCGGCATCCGGCCGCTGCCGCAGTCCCTCGACGAGGCCATCGCCGTCATGGAGCAGAGCGAGCTGGTGGCCGAGACGCTGGGCGAGCACGTCTTCGACTTCTTCCTGCGCAACAAGCGGGCGGAGTGGCGAGAGTACCGCCGCCATGTGACCGAGTTCGAGCTCGGCCGCTACCTGCCGGTGCTGTAA
- a CDS encoding DUF5937 family protein, which produces MTWVMKPEDVARIRFAFSPMWELVASLRTLRDPARQSVHLPWVKAVRPRLADLGLAELFALVPPTGYLPDFLTPPPETPLADFAEELERVRRTPPAQAADEAGRVVSEDPAAVERFRSDPAAGVARMAGALLAYWEACFAEFWPRVYALLERDVLRKSRQLARGGARELFAGLDPSVSWTGERLVVERPWICSVDGLHGDGLLLVPTAFYWPSTAVLSAPYQSTLIYPVQGVGTLWEEGPPPAPGALAALIGRSRAQILLALAEPSTTSSLARRMALTPGAVSQHLGVLRGSGLAVGMRVGKDVVYRRTPTGDALACPTS; this is translated from the coding sequence GTGACCTGGGTGATGAAGCCGGAGGACGTGGCGCGGATCAGGTTCGCGTTCTCGCCGATGTGGGAGTTGGTGGCCAGCCTGCGCACGCTGCGCGACCCGGCCAGGCAGTCGGTCCACCTGCCGTGGGTCAAGGCCGTCCGGCCCCGCCTGGCCGATCTCGGCCTGGCCGAGCTGTTCGCGCTCGTCCCGCCGACCGGCTACCTGCCCGACTTCCTCACCCCGCCGCCCGAGACGCCGCTGGCCGACTTCGCCGAGGAGCTGGAGCGCGTCCGGCGCACGCCGCCCGCACAGGCCGCCGACGAGGCCGGGCGCGTGGTCAGCGAGGACCCGGCGGCCGTCGAACGGTTCAGGAGCGACCCGGCGGCCGGTGTCGCCCGGATGGCCGGGGCGCTGCTGGCGTACTGGGAGGCGTGCTTCGCCGAGTTCTGGCCGCGCGTCTACGCCCTGCTGGAACGCGACGTGCTGCGCAAGTCGCGGCAGCTCGCGCGAGGCGGGGCACGGGAGCTGTTCGCCGGGCTGGACCCGTCGGTCAGCTGGACGGGGGAGCGGCTCGTCGTCGAACGGCCGTGGATCTGCTCGGTCGACGGGCTGCACGGCGACGGGCTGCTGCTGGTGCCGACCGCCTTCTACTGGCCGTCCACGGCCGTCCTGTCCGCCCCCTACCAGTCGACGCTCATCTATCCCGTGCAGGGGGTCGGCACGCTGTGGGAGGAGGGACCGCCGCCCGCGCCGGGCGCGCTCGCCGCCCTGATCGGCCGCAGCCGGGCGCAGATCCTGCTCGCGCTGGCCGAACCGAGCACCACCTCGTCGCTGGCCCGCCGGATGGCGCTCACCCCCGGCGCGGTCAGCCAGCACCTCGGAGTGCTCAGGGGCAGCGGTCTGGCCGTGGGGATGCGCGTGGGCAAGGACGTCGTCTACCGCCGCACCCCGACGGGCGACGCGCTGGCCTGCCCCACGAGCTAG
- a CDS encoding EF-hand domain-containing protein, which yields MAIDLLNHKLDRAFDHIDAAGREVVDREDLLGLGARILVGFGESPTSLAGSGLVGGFGGIWSALSGALGRDGDCRLTREEFRTAMTKAFVVGEEYEPVFRPATVAVAQICDGDGDGLVGMREFRTLLSAYGTAYDDVDAAFDRLDHTGRGVLTVAELVAAARQYYAGTDPNAAGNWLFGPL from the coding sequence GTGGCCATCGACCTGCTCAATCACAAGCTCGATCGAGCGTTCGACCACATCGACGCGGCCGGCCGGGAGGTCGTGGACCGCGAGGACCTGCTGGGGCTCGGGGCCCGCATCCTGGTCGGTTTCGGTGAGTCTCCGACCTCGCTCGCAGGGAGCGGCCTGGTGGGCGGCTTCGGCGGGATCTGGTCGGCCCTGTCCGGGGCGCTCGGCCGTGACGGCGACTGCCGGCTGACGCGGGAGGAGTTCCGTACGGCGATGACGAAGGCGTTCGTCGTCGGCGAGGAGTACGAGCCGGTGTTCCGCCCGGCGACGGTGGCCGTGGCGCAGATCTGCGACGGCGACGGGGACGGCCTGGTCGGGATGCGGGAGTTCCGGACGCTGCTCAGCGCGTACGGCACCGCCTACGACGACGTGGACGCGGCGTTCGACCGGCTGGACCACACCGGCAGGGGTGTGCTGACCGTGGCGGAGCTGGTGGCGGCCGCGCGGCAGTACTACGCGGGCACCGACCCGAACGCGGCGGGCAACTGGCTCTTCGGGCCCCTGTGA
- a CDS encoding terpene synthase family protein: MSLFLNGPVNGPVNGPVNGSAHDSAAGVMTTVRTALRSVLQWRPPAPRRGGPAALALLRLTDRVPALAAPCRMHPAVYAIEAAVIDWARRTGLRADPGVGFHRIAGRAFAEFDAAAAALFAQWLTWLFHLDDEMDEGPARLEIFHGMLAGGASHPLEAAFADLWRVTSARMSDQWRARFAVNLRRQLDACRIEAANRAAGRIPSLEQYPALRRGTVGPYLYDLVEPCLRVEAPAWLHGCEPWRELVDACNDVTAWCNDVASRPKERGDGHNLVVVAMHELRLDERQAVGWVLDRIAERCEDMRRAAGRLPLDELGPRAARDVSKVACAYLAAPRAHIDWLVESARYA, translated from the coding sequence GTGAGCCTCTTTCTGAACGGCCCGGTGAACGGCCCGGTGAACGGCCCGGTGAATGGCTCCGCGCACGACTCGGCGGCCGGTGTGATGACGACCGTGCGGACGGCGCTGCGGTCCGTGCTGCAGTGGCGGCCGCCCGCGCCTCGCCGGGGCGGCCCGGCCGCGCTGGCACTGCTGCGGCTGACCGATCGGGTGCCCGCGCTCGCGGCTCCGTGCCGCATGCATCCCGCCGTGTACGCCATCGAGGCCGCCGTGATCGACTGGGCGCGGCGGACCGGCCTGCGCGCTGACCCGGGCGTCGGGTTCCACCGGATCGCCGGGCGGGCGTTCGCCGAGTTCGACGCCGCGGCGGCGGCGCTGTTCGCGCAGTGGCTGACGTGGCTGTTCCACCTGGACGACGAGATGGACGAGGGACCGGCCCGGCTGGAGATCTTCCACGGCATGCTGGCGGGCGGCGCCTCCCATCCGCTGGAGGCGGCCTTCGCCGACCTGTGGCGGGTGACGAGCGCGCGGATGAGCGACCAGTGGCGGGCCAGGTTCGCGGTGAACCTGCGCCGCCAGCTCGACGCCTGCCGGATCGAGGCGGCCAACCGGGCGGCGGGCCGCATCCCGTCGCTGGAGCAGTATCCGGCGCTGCGCAGGGGTACCGTCGGCCCGTACCTGTACGACCTGGTGGAGCCGTGCCTGCGGGTGGAGGCCCCGGCGTGGCTGCACGGCTGCGAGCCGTGGCGGGAGCTGGTGGACGCCTGCAACGACGTGACGGCCTGGTGCAACGACGTGGCTTCGCGGCCGAAGGAGCGCGGCGACGGCCACAACCTGGTCGTGGTCGCCATGCACGAGTTGCGCCTGGACGAGCGGCAGGCCGTCGGGTGGGTGCTCGACCGGATCGCCGAGCGCTGCGAGGACATGCGCCGGGCGGCCGGGCGGCTGCCGCTGGACGAGCTGGGGCCGCGCGCCGCCAGGGACGTCAGCAAGGTGGCGTGCGCCTACCTGGCGGCGCCGCGCGCCCACATCGACTGGCTGGTGGAGTCGGCCCGGTACGCCTGA
- a CDS encoding MDR family MFS transporter: protein MSTSFAERLGFLRSAVGGLPRPFWALWSGTLVNRLGTMVMPFTGVYLTQARGMSVAAAGLVMAVFGAGSLLSQLLAGVLADRIGRRATLAGSMVATAVTMLALGYSTSLFAVTAAMFVLGLVIDAYRPASNALVADLVSPAERPRAYGLLFWAINLGYAVGMTAGGWLAGVGFLWLFWIDAVSCVAFAVLVWRAVPETRPAVRETPGGFGLVLRDRVMLGFTLTVLGNAFMYAQTVTMLPVAMTKVVGLPTGEFGVVMALNGVLIVIVQPLVSSRLGRFDPSWVLALGMTVMGVGFALTAFVTSAAGLAATIVVWTAGEIATAGLAGAIVALLAPAHLRGRYSGLFGFAWSAATVLAPLTGGALLEAGPRALWFTVGGVGVVSAVGMLALAPAIRRRSATAAEEPAALSTA, encoded by the coding sequence GTGAGCACGTCATTCGCCGAGAGGCTCGGTTTCCTGCGTTCCGCGGTCGGCGGGCTGCCCCGCCCGTTCTGGGCCCTGTGGAGCGGCACGCTGGTGAACCGCCTGGGCACCATGGTCATGCCGTTCACCGGCGTCTACCTGACCCAGGCACGCGGCATGTCCGTCGCCGCGGCCGGGCTGGTGATGGCGGTGTTCGGGGCCGGTTCGCTGCTCTCGCAGCTGCTGGCGGGGGTGCTGGCCGACCGGATCGGCCGCCGGGCGACGCTGGCGGGCAGCATGGTGGCCACGGCGGTGACGATGCTGGCGTTGGGGTACAGCACGTCGCTGTTCGCCGTCACCGCGGCCATGTTCGTGCTGGGGCTGGTGATCGACGCCTACCGGCCGGCGTCGAACGCGCTGGTCGCCGACCTGGTGTCGCCGGCGGAGCGGCCCCGCGCCTACGGGCTGCTGTTCTGGGCGATCAACCTCGGGTACGCGGTCGGCATGACCGCGGGCGGCTGGCTGGCCGGGGTCGGATTCCTCTGGCTGTTCTGGATCGACGCGGTCAGTTGCGTGGCGTTCGCGGTCCTGGTCTGGCGGGCGGTGCCGGAGACCCGGCCGGCCGTGCGCGAGACGCCGGGCGGGTTCGGGCTGGTGTTGAGGGACCGGGTCATGCTCGGCTTCACGCTCACCGTGCTGGGCAACGCGTTCATGTACGCGCAGACGGTGACGATGCTGCCGGTCGCGATGACCAAGGTGGTGGGGCTGCCCACGGGCGAGTTCGGGGTGGTCATGGCGCTGAACGGGGTGCTGATCGTGATCGTCCAGCCGCTGGTGTCGAGCCGGCTCGGCCGTTTCGACCCCTCATGGGTGCTGGCGCTGGGCATGACCGTCATGGGGGTGGGCTTCGCGCTGACGGCGTTCGTCACCTCCGCGGCGGGGCTGGCGGCCACCATCGTGGTGTGGACGGCCGGGGAGATCGCCACCGCCGGCCTGGCGGGCGCGATCGTCGCCTTGCTCGCCCCCGCCCACCTGCGGGGCCGTTACTCGGGCCTGTTCGGGTTCGCCTGGTCGGCCGCCACCGTGCTCGCGCCGTTGACCGGTGGCGCGCTGCTCGAAGCCGGGCCGCGGGCGCTGTGGTTCACGGTCGGCGGGGTCGGGGTCGTCTCGGCGGTGGGGATGCTCGCGCTCGCGCCGGCGATCAGGCGCCGCTCGGCCACCGCTGCGGAGGAGCCGGCGGCTCTGAGCACCGCCTGA
- a CDS encoding NAD+ synthase, which produces MAHLRIALAQTNPTVGDLTGNAGKLVAWTREAADRGAHLVVFTEMFLTGYPVEDLVLRTSFVDASIRTLEETAVRLREEGLGELPVVVGYVDRAGLAPRVGQPKGAPLDAAAVLWRGEVVTRTAKHHLPNYGVFDEYRYFVRGDRLPIFRLHGVDVAVAVCEDLWQDGGPVAVVGQAGAGLLVAPNASPYEKEKDDVRLELCARRAREAGCALVYVNQVGGQDELVFDGDSIVVDASGELVARAGQFREELLTVDLDLPESAAEPGRFPYDAGDGSTITVDRIVLSSEPVAPYPVRPATVADRPELPAEVYSALVLAVRDYVAKNGFQSVILGLSGGIDSALTATIAADAIGPERVHVVLMPSRYSSDHSVGDAEELVRRQGLNARTVPIADIVDAFEKEIDLSGLAAENLQARVRGMILMGLSNEHGHLVLTTGNKSELATGYSTLYGDSAGGFAPIKDVPKTMVWELSRWRNAHTDPSFLLRAERPIPENSITKEPSAELRPDQRDTDSLPPYEVLDRLLDDYVEKDMGSAELIAAGHDPDLVTRVIRLVDLAEYKRRQYPPGPKITPKNFGRDRRLPITNRWREST; this is translated from the coding sequence GTGGCACACCTGCGCATTGCCCTGGCCCAGACCAACCCGACCGTGGGCGACCTCACCGGCAACGCCGGCAAGCTCGTCGCCTGGACACGCGAGGCCGCCGACCGCGGCGCGCATCTGGTGGTCTTCACCGAGATGTTCCTCACCGGCTACCCGGTGGAGGACCTCGTGCTGCGTACCTCGTTCGTGGACGCCAGCATCAGGACTCTCGAGGAGACCGCGGTCCGGCTGCGGGAGGAGGGCCTCGGCGAGCTGCCTGTGGTCGTCGGCTACGTCGACCGGGCCGGCCTGGCGCCGCGCGTGGGGCAGCCGAAGGGCGCGCCGCTCGACGCGGCCGCGGTGCTGTGGCGCGGCGAGGTGGTCACCCGTACGGCCAAGCACCACCTGCCCAACTACGGCGTGTTCGACGAGTACCGCTACTTCGTCCGCGGCGACCGGCTGCCGATCTTCCGGCTGCACGGGGTGGACGTGGCCGTCGCCGTCTGCGAGGACCTGTGGCAGGACGGCGGGCCGGTGGCCGTCGTCGGGCAGGCGGGCGCCGGGCTGCTCGTGGCGCCGAACGCCTCGCCGTACGAGAAGGAGAAGGACGACGTCCGCCTGGAGCTGTGCGCCCGCCGGGCCCGTGAGGCCGGATGCGCGCTCGTGTACGTCAACCAGGTCGGCGGGCAGGACGAGCTGGTGTTCGACGGCGACTCGATCGTGGTCGACGCCTCCGGCGAGCTGGTGGCGCGGGCCGGCCAGTTCCGCGAGGAGCTGCTGACCGTCGACCTCGACCTGCCGGAGTCCGCGGCCGAGCCGGGCCGGTTCCCCTACGACGCGGGCGACGGCTCCACCATCACCGTGGACCGGATCGTGCTGTCCTCCGAGCCCGTCGCCCCCTACCCGGTGCGGCCTGCTACCGTCGCCGACCGGCCCGAGCTGCCCGCCGAGGTCTACTCGGCGCTGGTGCTGGCCGTGCGCGACTACGTGGCCAAGAACGGGTTCCAGTCGGTGATCCTCGGCCTGTCGGGCGGCATCGACTCGGCGCTGACCGCCACCATCGCCGCCGACGCGATCGGGCCCGAGCGGGTGCACGTCGTGCTGATGCCGTCGCGCTACTCCTCCGACCACTCCGTCGGCGACGCCGAGGAGCTCGTCCGCCGCCAGGGCCTCAACGCGCGGACCGTGCCGATCGCCGACATCGTCGACGCCTTCGAGAAGGAGATCGACCTGTCCGGCCTCGCCGCCGAGAACCTCCAGGCCCGCGTCCGCGGCATGATCCTCATGGGCCTGTCGAACGAGCACGGCCACCTCGTGCTGACCACGGGCAACAAGAGCGAGCTGGCCACCGGCTACTCCACCCTGTACGGCGACTCGGCCGGCGGCTTCGCGCCGATCAAGGACGTGCCGAAGACGATGGTGTGGGAGCTGTCGCGGTGGCGCAACGCGCACACCGACCCGTCGTTCCTGCTGCGGGCCGAGCGGCCGATCCCGGAGAACTCGATCACCAAGGAGCCGAGCGCCGAGCTGCGGCCCGACCAGCGCGACACCGACTCGCTGCCGCCGTACGAGGTGCTCGACCGGCTGCTGGACGACTACGTCGAGAAGGACATGGGCTCGGCCGAGCTGATCGCCGCCGGCCACGACCCCGACCTGGTCACGCGCGTCATCCGGCTGGTGGACCTGGCCGAGTACAAGCGCAGGCAGTACCCGCCGGGCCCGAAGATCACGCCGAAGAACTTCGGCCGCGACCGGCGGCTGCCCATCACCAACCGCTGGCGCGAGAGCACCTGA